The Deltaproteobacteria bacterium genome window below encodes:
- a CDS encoding TIGR00282 family metallophosphoesterase, with amino-acid sequence MKILFIGDIVGKPGRQAVRELLPEVISERRIDFVIANCENAAAGFGVTRDIIEDLYSYNINVLTSGNHIWDKKEIREFAEDYETLLRPANYPAGSPGWGTVVMPNSSGISVGVINLMGRVFMKPLDCPFRTAEREIEKIKNKAKIIIIDIHAEATSEKEALGWFLDGRVSAVLGTHTHVQTADESILPGGTAYITDVGMTGPFNSIIGIRKDAVLERFLTQLPNKFDVAKDDVRLQGVVVDVDGKSGRAKGIERLTINLRN; translated from the coding sequence ATGAAGATATTATTCATTGGTGATATAGTAGGTAAACCCGGAAGGCAGGCAGTTCGTGAACTTCTTCCTGAAGTCATTTCAGAGCGCCGGATTGATTTTGTTATTGCGAATTGCGAGAATGCGGCTGCGGGGTTTGGTGTGACGAGAGATATCATTGAAGATCTATACAGTTATAACATCAACGTGTTGACTTCAGGGAATCATATATGGGATAAAAAAGAAATTAGAGAATTTGCTGAAGACTACGAAACACTTCTCAGGCCAGCAAATTACCCCGCGGGTTCGCCCGGATGGGGAACCGTAGTTATGCCTAATTCTTCGGGGATATCCGTTGGTGTAATTAATTTGATGGGAAGGGTCTTTATGAAGCCCCTTGATTGTCCATTCAGAACAGCTGAAAGAGAAATTGAAAAGATTAAGAACAAGGCAAAGATTATTATTATTGATATCCATGCAGAGGCGACATCTGAAAAAGAAGCTCTGGGGTGGTTTCTTGATGGTCGGGTCAGTGCTGTTCTGGGAACTCATACACATGTGCAGACTGCCGATGAAAGTATATTGCCTGGTGGTACTGCATATATTACAGACGTTGGGATGACGGGCCCGTTTAATTCGATTATCGGTATAAGGAAAGATGCAGTTCTTGAGAGGTTTTTGACCCAACTGCCGAATAAGTTTGACGTGGCAAAAGATGATGTTCGACTTCAGGGTGTTGTTGTCGATGTTGATGGAAAAAGCGGCAGGGCCAAGGGAATTGAGAGATTGACGATAAATTTGAGAAACTGA